The genomic segment TGAGCTTCGTGACAAGCTGTAAGTACTAAGTAGTTGtcaaagttttctcctttttctgggtttataaGGTTCTTGGAATGTAAATGGTTCGATTTGCttggtttgtgatttgtgtgtgtgtgtgtttttttaggCGCAAGACGATATTACATATCGAACAACTTGTGAAAGATACGTCGACTAAACTTAAAGAAGTTAGTGAAACTGATCAGCAGAGAGGTGTTGATGTTAGTGTTTTTGATTTAAGGAAtgattctttgttcttctcttcatttAATAGAATAGGgaatttgatggttttgtttaataaatatgtattgGTGGTGGGTCTagcaaaggaagaagattctGGAAGTTGCAAAAGACTTTCAAGCTGTATTGAATGAGTTTGAAAAGGCTCAGCGTCTAGCTGCTGAAAAAGAAATTGTGTATGCTCCTCTTGTCCGCAAGCCATCTCTTTTCGCAAGGTCTGATAATGCTCATTCAAgagtttgaaaatgttttaacgtttattttgtggttttggtgtATTGATTACTTGGCCTTGGTAAGATTAGGTATACAGCCAGTGAGGCAGATGTGAATGCAGAGAAGGATCTGGAGCAGCAGGCTCTTCTTTTGGAATCAAAAAGGTAAGTTTCGTACAGACAAAAGTCCCCATCTTTGTTCGGATTCCTGACGCACTACTAAATTGGTTTCTTGTTCCTCTTGTTGCAGAAAAGAACTTGCACTTTTGGACAATGAGATTGCGTTTAATGAGGCTTTTATTGAGAAAAGAGAGCAAAAGATACAAGAAATGCAGCAGAAAATTGGCGAGGTGCATGATTTCTTCAAAGACATGGGAGTGTTGGTACACAAAGAAGAAGCCGTGATTGGTAAAACTGATTCTAAATCCTGTCATACCAAAACGCATACTTATGTCTTCGTATCCTCGTTCTAACACTTTCTTTTCATAGATGTGAATGCTGAGAAGGATCCGAAGCAGCAGGCTCTTCTTTTGGAATCAAAAAGGTAAGTTTTGTACAGACAAAAGTCTCCATCTTTGTTCGGATTCATGATGCATCTACTAATTGGTTTGTTGTTGCTCTTGTTACAGAAAAGAACTTGCACTTTTGGACAATGAGATTGCGTATAATGACGCTTTTATTGAGAAAAGAGAGCAAACAATACAAGAAATGCAGCAGGAAATTGACGAGGTGCACGAAATCTTCAAAGACATGGCAGTGTTGGTACACGATGAAGAAGCCGTGATTGGTAAAACTGATTCTAAATCCTGTCATCCCAAAACACTTACTTATGTCCTCGTTCTAACACTTTCTTTTCATAGATGAGATTAATACTCGCATCCATAACTTTCATGCTGCAACTGCACAAGGAAAATCCTAGCTCGCTAGAGCCTTTATGACTCAACGATCATATTCTTCACTGGTAtaatattcaaacttttcttaCATATCATGAATGGGTTTTTGGAGAATCAGATCAACCTATAAACTTCTTATTTCCATTATTTCTTTCATGCAGGCTTGCTTGCTCTTGGTAATTTTTGGTATCGTGCTCATGATTGTCATTAGAGCATGGCCATTGCACATCCTCAAATGAGtgtctctatcttttaataatatgaaaaataatactaatctcTTCACAtccttgtttttaattttgtcttcCCATTAGTCATCTTTGAGtgtctaaaatttttttaattaaaaatgtgtttaaagtatattttataatgttataaATTATGTTGGTTATATAATGTAGGCCAAACACATGTTTTCCATAGTTAGATGATGAACATGGTTGATTAAGAAAGCTGAGgcaatataaatctatataataataacaatctgaaaaaatgccaacaacagttgcgattttttgtCGTACCttttcgttatatatatatatatatatatatttattttattttgatagaaAATTCAACAATTGCGTCTTTCTAAAAATTTGcatctgttaaatgtagagttgtgtctcttacaaacagttgtgtctattcaaatgttcacatctatAGAAAATTTGcatctgttaaatgtagagttgtatCTCTTACAAACAATTATGTTTATTCAAATGTTCGCAtctttacaaatttatatataagtgacttctcatcattgtatacaaattttctttatttaatatttttgacagaaattttttacagTTGCGTATCTCTAAAAATTTGCGTCTCCTGAATATAGAGttatgtcttttacaaacagttgtgtctattcaaatgttcacatctttataaatctatatataataatttctcatcattgtattcaaatataataataacaatctgaaaaaatgacaacaacagttgcgatttttcgtcgtacattttcgtaatatatatatatatatattttacagaaaatttcaacggttgcatctctCTAAAAGTTTGCGTCTGTTAAaggtagagttgtgtcttttacaaacagttgtgtctattcaaatgttcacatctttataaatttatatataaatgacttctcatcattgtattcaaattttctttattttatattgttgacagaaattttttacagTTACGTCTCTCTAAAAATTTTcgtctgttgaatatagagttgtgtcttttacaaacaattgtgtctattcaaatgttcacatctttataaatctatatataaataaattctcattattgtattcaaattttttttatgtttatattagttaaaagagaatttgttagaaatgacgTCTCATCACTGTGAGAAATTTATtgcagtttgatatattttgttaattgttgtaatatttaattatattcagtctcTAGGTATACAACCATCTATTAATCGAAGGTCAtcagaaatttttgtttttagctgttaaaaaatatggttcaagttggtttttttcagaaaatgagagcatattggctcttatgtgtttgttttttttttttttcgtcacaAGTATATCTGTCTACTCCAtgctttttgattagaaaactaattgtattatagaaaacaatatggatttctatatttctttttaaatatatatatatatatatatttatatatatatatatgattatgaaatatcaaggtaaaaataaaaacaaaatatcacagtttgttctattattttttctacagttgggaatattcagtttattgGGAGATGGAAAGCTGGTGATGAACAGAAAGATTGACGGTTGAGATGATTGTCCAATACACTATCTTGATGACAAAGACTTATCTATAACTTCATATAGGTTAAggaaatttgtatatttagttctagtcatagtacactcaaattgaaatcttaataacaaaagatactgaatatgaaatattttaaaagtttgaaaaggttttggattctgactgccaaaaaaaagaggagcatgtgagagcaatgaacccgaccgatattattgttataagttcTAACTCTTATTGTTCTCCtctcatatttattatattatatatttatgtgtgaCTCGGGATAATTAACCAGCATCTTACGCGGAGAAAAATTAGTAATAAGTACATTCAATATTGGATtaaccatgtatatataatctattataattgACAAAATGTTTAATGACTATATGTTGTTTTTCATCTATAAAACGATAGTTGTTTGTATTACATATACATTTACAATACTGCCTTTATGAATATagatgtattattttttatatgaatatataactgagttttgattcaaataaataaaatatgtgataattttctgtttagttatattcaaatttgagaggactggtaattttcttactgattaactgaatagtaatatttacatttatattttatgaagtaaaaattgattttggaaacagaaatatgtttgagttatgctaaaaaggattaaaataattaatagaaatgaatttaaacaaatcatCATGTCAATTTATGAATGgtcctcaattaatatttttaatagttgtaatttgttatatgattattaaagaaattagtatcttatacaatgtattcataattttatcatttaaaacaaaacaaaaaaaaaagaaatttaaaaatataatcatttacatttgaaaacaagagaataagttgtaacggttcataaaatatacaaaaatatgactgTAAGGTTAATAAGAGAAGACATGCATGTAGAttgcatttattcatttttcagaaattaataaatattttacgaAAATTATGAcgaaaatacatatataaaatgttacattGAAAAGACGCGAACGAAATGTTAAGATGAATAAAAGCGAACGAAATAACACGACTGCAATGATATCTCATGGCAGTTAATCGtaaaaatttctttaatttgatgtgtgtagcattgataattatttatttaatcatatgtGAAGGTAAGATTGGTTAGCGGTCCAGGATCGCCTTTCAACTGGGGCTAGAATGGTTTTATGGAACACTGGGGCTGTAGGGACTTGTGGTTTCTGCAACTCTGCACTTGAAACAAGGGaccatctttttttctcctgCAGTTTTGTCTCGGTTATTTGGTCTGCACTGGCTAAAGGTTTGTTCAAGGCTAGCTACACAACGGATTGGGTTTCGTTACTAGCTCATATATCTCAGTCCCACCTTCCCCGGGTTGAGAGTTTTCTTCTTCGCTATGTGTTTCAAGTCGTGGTGTATACGATCTGGAGGGAGAGAAACGGGCGACAACATGGAGATGCACCGAAGTCTGCTGATCTTCTGATCggttgggtggagagacaaatACGTGACCAGCTTCTAGCAATTGGTCGTCTGGGGGATCGTCGTTATGCGGAGGGACTGCAACTTTGGTTCCAGTCTCGTATTTAAATCTCAGCTAAtgttgttttttgctttctagCTCCACTTTAAATTCAGAACAAACGATGCACAAGTTGTAACACagtaacttttttcttttgaatataatttaacattaaattcaaaataaaaaagaaggtaagattgtttttttaagaatatttttcaataaagatataaagaatgtttcaaaaaatttgtatgttttttaaatttttattaaatagtttaggaataccaatagtttaataaataaatttaattaaagaatttttgtaataaatattttagtcaAATGAGTTCTCCCGCGATATCGCGGGGGCTCCATACCTAGTAACAAATAATAGAAAACCATGTAAACTTAAGCATCTAGGATAGATTCAAAGACAAAACATGTAAGGAATATATAGTTGTGAAAACCAGCAAGGAGATGCACATATGAACGAAACTTACAATCATGTAGAGAGAGCTAGCAGCCAAGGCAAGAGGAATAGCAACGGAGGTGATCTTGTCCATTGGTCCTTTCAAGTAAGTGTGCCTTTGAATGACTGCTCTGGAACAATCTCTGCTTCTCAAGAAGCTTCTCTCGTGGCGTAAATGGAGTTTCAGTCAACATGTTCTACAAATATCCATAGATAGCCACACAAAAATACCATGACCTTCAAGACAGCAATCTTTTTTGTAACTTGAGGCATCTCCCACAATTTTGTAACTCCACTTAGAGAActagacaaagaaaaaacaaattactaatCAGAAGAGAATTACACAAGTCATGAACCTCGAGAATGTGTAATCCCTAGCAATTTCAAAACTTCAATCGAATTCAACACCCAAACTAAACACAATGATTAGTATCCATACAGAGAAAACCTCACAAAGCAGACAATCAAGTAATCAATCTCAACACCAAAGTCGAAACACAATTCTTGTTCGACTGTTGATAcgaaaaaaaatacagaaacaaataaaacacaatgtacATGCTTCTTGACTTCATTTAGCTCTCTTCACAGCTCGTGCTCTTTGAGTATCTGAAAGTCAAA from the Camelina sativa cultivar DH55 chromosome 12, Cs, whole genome shotgun sequence genome contains:
- the LOC104731566 gene encoding syntaxin-23-like, coding for MSFKDLEAERKTSFASLMSFKSGVGGGRQDKIQDVAAGVFKINSVVSMFHHLVNTLGTSKDTPELRDKLRKTILHIEQLVKDTSTKLKEVSETDQQRGVDQRKKILEVAKDFQAVLNEFEKAQRLAAEKEIVYAPLVRKPSLFARYTASEADVNAEKDLEQQALLLESKRKELALLDNEIAFNEAFIEKREQKIQEMQQKIGEVHDFFKDMGVLVHKEEAVIDVNAEKDPKQQALLLESKRKELALLDNEIAYNDAFIEKREQTIQEMQQEIDEVHEIFKDMAVLVHDEEAVIDEINTRIHNFHAATAQGKS